In one window of Mytilus trossulus isolate FHL-02 chromosome 7, PNRI_Mtr1.1.1.hap1, whole genome shotgun sequence DNA:
- the LOC134726324 gene encoding lactose-binding lectin l-2-like, translating into MGLFYAVLFAGLFITVTEGCIDGWVQHNDMCYFLSHDKATWYEALAVCSSVFGTLAEPSSADLQNFLVSQIPKNSSFPHQHFKYWIGISDVFKESHWMFISNQHLVSKTFWSPGEPNNNIGTGLDNTDEDCVLFNWDGKGLWNDYSCTTRFLFTCQKESRLLQA; encoded by the exons ATGGGCTTGTTTTACGCAGTTCTTTTTGCTGGATTGTTTATAACAG ttACAGAAGGATGTATTGATGGCTGGGTTCAACATAATGACATGTGTTACTTTTTGAGCCACGATAAAGCGACATGGTATGAGGCATTG GCCGTGTGCTCGTCTGTGTTCGGGACATTGGCAGAACCATCCTCGGCGGATTTACAAAATTTCTTAGTGAGTCAAATCCCAAAGAATTCATCAT ttCCACATCAACACTTCAAATATTGGATTGGAATATCGGATGTTTTCAAGGAATCTCATTGGATGTTCATTTCAAATCAACATCTCGTTTCCAAAACTTTCTGGTCCCCCGGAGAACCAAATAACAATATCGGAACCGGTTTAGATAATACAGACGAAGATTGTGTTCTGTTCAACTGGGATGGCAAAGGTTTATGGAACGATTACTCTTGTACAACACGTTTCTTGTTTACCTGTCAGAAAGA GAGTAGATTATTACAAGCTTAA
- the LOC134726944 gene encoding perlucin-like protein — MGFIYAVLFAGLYITVTEGCIDGWVQHNDMCYFLSHDKATWYEALAVCSSVFGTLAEPSSADLQNFLVSQNPRNTSLPRQHFQYWIGISDVFKESRWMFISTQQSVSTTFWYPGEPNNNIPSSLDNTDEDCVLFNWDGKGSWNDFSCTSRYLFTCQKE; from the exons TAACAGAAGGCTGCATTGATGGCTGGGTTCAACATAATGACATGTGTTACTTTTTGAGTCACGACAAAGCGACATGGTATGAGGCATTG GCTGTATGCTCGTCTGTGTTTGGGACATTAGCAGAACCGTCGTCGGCGGACTTGCAAAATTTCTTAGTCAGTCAAAATCCAAGGAATACGTCAT TGCCACGACAACATTTCCAATATTGGATCGGAATATCTGATGTGTTTAAGGAATCACGTTGGATGTTCATTTCAACTCAACAAAGTGTGTCTACAACATTCTGGTACCCCGGAGAACCAAATAACAATATTCCATCCAGTTTAGATAACACAGACGAAGATTGTGTTCTGTTCAACTGGGATGGAAAAGGTTCATGGAACGACTTCTCGTGTACATCACGTTACTTGTTTACCTGTCAGAAAGAGTAA